From the genome of Brachyhypopomus gauderio isolate BG-103 unplaced genomic scaffold, BGAUD_0.2 sc229, whole genome shotgun sequence:
GGGCAGCCCATGGGCAGCTTTGTGCTGGACGGCCAGCAACACATGGGAATCCGGCCAGCCGGTAAGCCTGCCTGACCAGCGGACCACTAACCACTACACCATACTGCCCTCCACCCAGGCCGGTGCTGGTGTAGAACCGTGTCCCCTGCACTCTCCCAGCATGCCGTCACCGCCTGCGCACGCCTGCCGCCGGGCCACACCCCCTTTCATCTGCGGCTGCATCTCCTGCTTGcgtccctccacctctcttcctctgttcctcctcccctccacctctcttcctctgttcctcctcccctccacctctcttcctctgttcctCCTCACTGTTTTCCTGCTGTAGCTGTCCCTCTTCAGAGCCGGCCTCCGTCCTCGCTGCCTGCggctcacctgtctctctggtGTCCCCGCTGTgactcatgtctctctctggtgtccCCGCTGTgactcatgtctctctctggtgtccCCGCTGTgactcatgtctctctctggtgtccCCGCTGTgactcatgtctctctctggtgtccCCGCTGTgactcatgtctctctctggtgtccCCGCTGTgactcatgtctctctctggtgtccTCGCTGTgactcatgtctctctctggtgtccTCGCTGTgactcatgtctctctctggtgtccCCGCTGTgactcatgtctctctctggtgtccCCGCTGTgactcatgtctctctctggtgtccCCGCTGTgactcatgtctctctctggtgtccTCGCTGTgactcatgtctctctctggtgtccTCGCTGTgactcatgtctctctctggtgtccCCGCTGTgactcatgtctctctctggtgtccCCGCTGTgactcatgtctctctctggtgtccCCGCTGTgactcatgtctctctctggtgtccCCGCTGTgactcatgtctctctctggtgtccCCGCTGTgactcatgtctctctctggtgtccccgctgtcactcatgtctctctctggtgtccCCGCTGTgactcatgtctctctctggtgtccctctctcttcttccagGCCCTATGAGTGGAATGGGGATGAATATGGGCATGGATGGGCAATGGCACTACATGTAACTCAAACTCAATGAACAGGGGGAAGTAAGTAGAACTGTGCTCttcatcctcttcatcctcttcatcctctGCCTCGCTATGGGTGACTTAGCTGGGAGCGCCATAGTAACAATGCTGGGTACTGCTGGGAGCACTGGGAcctattccacacacacacacacacacacacacacacacacacacacacacacacacacacacactctctgtctctcactctaccTGCGCTGGGGGAGCTCACTTTAAAGGTGAATCCAGAAAGAAGGGAGCTGAAGGGTGATGTTGCCAGGCTTACCCCGGATGTCCCCGGAGGGGTGGACTTGTGGCGCCAGACAGCgggaaaaaaagagtgaaagagagagagagagagagagagagagagagagagaagtcgtGGCCATGAATGTGTTTATCACAACAGCGGcatcactgcccccccccccccccccctcaactcTGGCAGCCAATGCAAATGTTGGACATTTAGGGGAAAAAATAACATCTCCAGGGGCAGAGGCTGACGGGGAGAAATTAAGCAGGCTCCAGTGAAGCGATAAAGAAGGAGAAGTGAAAGTGTCCTCGGAGTGACATAAATCTGTCGCGCCGAAGGATTGATGCCCAAATTATCTTATATGCAAAGACGGGAACGCTGCAGTACATTATGGTCCCGGGGCGAGAAATACGGGCCGGGGGTGACACGGCCGATCCTTCACTGGGGGAACCCGTGTGTTTTGATTATTTTTtacggggggtgggggtagcGGTGGTGGACCGGATCCCAGCGTAAGATGCCGAGACAGGAGAGACGATGAGATAAATTCAAAGGGACGGAGACATTAAAGAATGACTGCATATAAAAGGGGGGAATTTCCCTCGccatgtctctttctctctctctctctctctctctctctcgctctctcactctcagagTCTAAATGGCTGTCGTCTGATTAAGACGGCCATTACACCTCCCGCCAAGACTGTGGCACTGACATTTGAGGAATCAAGACATATCGCATCTCAAAGGCGCCAGGGCAGAGAAAATTTTATTTAACACCTAAACTCCTCTGCTCAATGAGGCACAATATAATAACACTTACCTTGATTAAAAGAACCCTTTATATGTAAATAGGCAGTGGGTTTTGCAAAGGGTCACCATGGCGATTCTCCTGACAGAGCCCATTTCTAGACACCCTGCCATCCCTCAAACGCCACTGCTAATGGAGTCAAAAACGCAGGAACCAATGTTCCCTAAAACAGCCACATAGAGACAACATTTGCTCAGCTTGGATAATTCTTAATATAGGCTATATAATTTCTAGACTATTTAATTACGTAACATATTTTATGCTTCATGACCAATTACATTAATAGCTTAATACAGACGAATATTACCCACTCTTGATTTGATTACGCAGCCACACAATATGGTATATTTGGTAGTTAATTATCATCAGCCATTGAGCAGACGGCTCTGCTGAAGCACACAGAGAGAGTGGGATGGTCGAGGAGACGTTATTGTCTTCAGATGGTTTCACCACTCCTGTTAATAAAGGGGACCCGCACATCTACTTAACAGAATGACTGCAGCTTACAAGACTTGAGATTACCAGCTTACAGTGTCAAAAACATCTGCTGGGCCTTTTATCGGAAGCTGTAGGTTACGTGGAGGTGAGCCCACTCCCCCCTGCCCTCTTCGGTTAGATTGATTTACTTTTTTATGGCCCCGATAGTGAGCTTTTAAAAGACCACTTTAACAAACATGTGCATTTGAATGAAATGAAGTTAGGGGCAAAGCAAGTATTAGAAAATGGCCCGGCTTTCAGCCGCTGAGATCAGCCATTAATCTCGCCCTGCTCCGATCTCCTTCCCCTGCTGGGCCCTCCTGTGTAATTTCTTAATTGCGGTGTACCAAGGTAGAGGAATGCAGAGAGTGAGCATGCCTGGTGACCTTGGGGCGACCCCCTCTTCCCCCCCGCCTTCAATGGCCATTGCTAATCCCCCAGGGGTTCACATTACAAAGCGGCGGCCGGGTCGGGGGTTGTCCCGCGGTTGTCCCGTGGCCTGCTGCTGCTCTGGTCTCTGGCTCTTTAGGATGCCGCCACCCTGCCTGCCCCTGGGCTCCACGCATGGCCTGCACCCACACCGCCACGTCCTGGGGCTTCAGACACCTGAGGAGTGTCTCCGCTGAGCTGACCCTCCCCCAGACCCCAGCTTGCATCACACTAGTACAGACACACGTGGTGGAGGCGTCTAGGCCCGGCAGAAACAGAACACGCGCCTTGTGTGCGTTTCCTCGTGGCCGGATGCTTTGGCGCTGGCTCGCTCCTTCTCCGCGTTTCTTTGAGCTTCGTGGTCTGGTTGTGCCTCCTTCAAAGGTTCTCTTATCAAGAAAAGCATCGACGGTGTGCAGCATTTCCACACCAGCGTGTTGTTACGGTTAAATAGCTCCTAAATTATTCAGTAAGTTCTTAAATGGATCAAATCAGATGTGTCAAATCAAATATTAAATGTGTTAGGAGCCGTGTGGGCCCCTGAGAGACGCGTCACTCTTTGTCCCAGAATTCCGCGAGGGAATTACTGTCCCTGTGCACTGGGCTGTTAGATTCAGCTTCCTGCTTCCTGTCCGCTGCACTGCTGGTGGATGGATGTGCAGATCACTTTACGTCAGGAGAACAGGAGAACTCTCCGTGTCCCGCTCCCTGTCCCGCTCCCTGTCCCGCTCCGTGTCCCGCAGTGTAGTTTTCCATGTGCTCTGCCCTCTGTGCTTCACGAGCGCTGAGACGCACCAGTCGGGATTTGCTCTGCGCATCTCATTCAATCAAACATCCAATTCTACGGTCAGCGTGGACGTTCACACACAGTGCGGCTCACACGGGCCGGTTTGATCTCGCCGATCATCCTGAACGGGCTCGTGGGATGTCGGTGTTGTTCTAGTGGCTCTTTAGCGGTGTgaattggtgtgtgtgagtgcggaaGCTGAGTCTCCTCTCCCTGTCGCAGGTGTGCAGAGCGGGCCGGGGGAGTACGTGACCCAGAGCGCTCCTGTGGGCATCAGCATGGCACCCCTGCCCTACCCTCATCCACCTCCTCAGATGCCACATCTCCCTCAGCTACGACACGGACCCCCTCTACACCCCTACCTCCCTGGCCACCCGTCTCCCCACGCCGCCATGCTAATGCACGGAGGACCTCACGGCCACCCAGGAATGACCATGTCTGCACAGAGCCCCCCGATTCTGACCCCCGCTGACCACAGCACTGGTGGACAAGGTCTGGACATCCATGCCCAGTAGTGAAAGGGCACCTGACAACAAGAGAAAGCAAGAAAACAACTGTCAGCCCTCTAAAGTGATTTTGAGACTATTTttcgagaaaaaaaaagaaccaTTTTGACCAGAATTAGACACTACAAATGGAATTCCAGATGAGCTGTGATAATTTTTTTATCTTGTCAATTTTGTTACTTTCATCGATGGAGGACCAAGCTGACAAGAACACTTTGTAGAGTCTTGGGCTTTTGTTAAAGATCAACAGATGTTTCACCTTCAGCTATCACAAAACATACAAACTCAAAGAAACACAGActtacacacaaacaggaacacagTCCAACATGCTCTCGTTTGAACCGTTTTAAAGAAATCATTCTGGAAgattaaaaaaagacaaaagagaCTCCAAGAGTTATAACTACTGTAGTATAAAAGTATAGACACTAAGTTAAAACTTGTGCATTTTTGTTGATCACTCAATTTATGTTTCCTGAGCTAGTCCTAGAATAAAAGGTTGATCCCCGCTTTTCacactgtgtgtgctgttccaTGAGGGAGAGATGGTCTTGTTGcagcaataaacaaacaaacaagtaaacaaaaataaacaacaaaggaAGAAACATCTCAATAATCTCTGCCCTGTCACTAACACTAGAGTGGGCAGCGGACCTGTCCCAGTAAGGACCAGAACCAGAAGCAGCACTCCGTCAGAGAGCCTGCTAAACCAAGCCTGCTCTTCTGAAGACCCCGCTAATCCTCATTTCAGGTCCCTATTCCTTTTTTTTCGGttcatgaatgaatgtttccctGTAGGTAAAGTTCTTAGTTTGAATTGCCCAAGCACTGGATTGTGTTggttttatacatttttattttattattattatttttttgtatgaTGGACTCTCGGAGGAAGAGCGTTGTGAAGGAAGCGCGTGGTGAACCCGCGTGGTGAACCAGCACCATCCACGCCTCTAGAGCTGCACGTGCACCACACGGACGCTACAGACACCACGTGGGTTCTGGGGCACTTAGCGAAGCTATCGATTGGTTGATGCACCAAAAAACCTAAAACTTTTaaaaaaaggagagaaaaaaGAACTTAAATTATGAACTCAAAGCTTGGAGAAAAGCTAAGAGAATATTGTAACAAACTTCGTACAGAGTTCAGTCTATTAATTGTTTCATGTTAGATATTCTATGTGTTTACCTCAATTGAAAAAGAATGTTTTTGCTAGTTTCAGATCTGCTGTGGCATTGATATTGTATGTCCCTGAATTCCTTCCTTTTTCAGCACGTGTTCCTCACTAGATGATAAAAACGCTGTCTCCCTTAAGCTTTGtcaaaaatacattaaatactTGTATGAGGACTGTGACGTAATGTTTAAAAGGTGTTCAGTCACAAATGCTGTAATAAATATTTCATTTTTGATTTTGTTAGATTCCTGAGTGCTCAAACGTGTGTTGCAAGTGATccaacaattattattattattattattattattattattattattgggaGTTGTAACTTGAATCACTTTGTCGGTTCTttcgtttttgttttgtttttgaccTTTTCTGTGCAGCTAGAACTGAAATGAAAAAACCAATATGACCACgagcagagagagtgtgtagcaCTGAGCTGGCTTGTTTTGTCGGGCTTTCGGCGTTAGTCCGAAACAATGGGCGAGAGAACCGGGCTGCTGGCGCCTGTTGAACAAAGACGAGAGGAGGATTTGCGCTGCTCACAGGCGCCCCCTGCTGCTCAGACACACAGCTGTCGACTAGTTGACTAGTTCCCAGTCACACTTCTGTCTCATTGTAAGCGTGTGCCCGCGGCTATCAGAGTTGTAGCCTTAAACCAGAAATCACAACCTTAAAAGCGTATTTATTTTAATCCGTTCTGTAGCGCAGTATGCAGTGTAAACTTCAGCGCTCGTCCCCGGACAGCTGATTTTACTCCGTTGCAGCCCACAATTTTTTTATTGGAGGATTTTCGTGCATTTGTGCATGCCATTTTTTCTataatactactactaataataataattactatAATAATTACTATAATAATTCTGACAAGATGAAGTATAGTTCTTGGCACAATGGATGGTGTAAAAGTGGTGATTCTAATTACATCTAAGAAGGGAAAGCAGTATGTGGGGTTTAACGATCTAAAAGATGTGGattttatttagtaaaattttATTTGTTATACAtatttttatcatgttttttgTCTTATTGCTCTAATTATTTGTTTCTTCTAAAAGCTACAAGTTCTAAATTACAGTTCATTTCGATTCAGAATGTAATTGTGTtcgataaaaaaataaataccagCGAGCACACGCAGTCTTAGACTACAGACGACCATTTTAACTTAATTATTCCTGGTCCCAGTCTGACTATATTTTGCGTACACAACTAATAACAGACCTTTTGAtgaaaatgtataaatgtaaTATAGACCTGTGTGAAATTGTAATTTCGTTCAAGCGAAAATACCCCTTAAAAcacataaattattttttatttacataataTTCATTTTCTGAATTTATAATCTATATTCACAGTTAACTACCGTTGTAAATAATGAAGCATAATATCAGTTGTGAATTAATTTATTATACTATCAAATATGTGGATAAAATAGAAATCTGTCGCTTTGTGGGAAGATATCTGAtgcaagaagaaaaaaaatggatTATTGTGAGGAGAGAATTTTAATATTAATAGTTTTTCCCCCTTTTCTTTTCGGGGGAGACAGAAGGTAGATTGCCTTTGCCGCTTCTCTTTGCCGATTCGGTGTGACAGGAATGATGGATGATCCAGCCGAGCTAAACAACTCCGCCCCTTCATCTCCTCTCTGTCAAAGCTACTTGGGGCACTGCTGCTGGAATAAAACACGCAATATTCCCCCCTGCACAACACCAGGCCCGCCTGCGCTCGCACACAACCATATTAAATGTCCACAATAAACAGTGGCAACAGAGGCAACACGTTAATAAACCCTTAACCCTTGATAATATCTGATCATGTGAATAACATACAAAATAGGTTATTCGATCCGTGGGGTTTAAAGCGCCAATTCACAGTTGGACTGTTCGGTGAACCTGTGAAGCAAAGTAAACACTCGTGGGGAAATAAATATTCAAAAGACGTGAACGTAGCACATTGTTTATTGAAACATTTGAATTAGAGGTGCTTGTGGATTAATATTACTAGTCCTAAACACCTCTTCTCTCTTTTTtcataataaaaacaataagaaAATCTTGGAGGATGTAGTTCATCATTTTGAAAAAGACCGTAAACAGGGCCTTACTGCACGTTGAggaatgttttgtttgttgtttttgtttacatataatttatctTATTTGTTTATAAGTTTGTTTGAAAGTTCTGCTTTTCCTTCTGCTCcgtgtttttacaaacatttcagCAGTTTCTGGCGCGTTTGCTGTAAGGTGTTTCTATGACTACGTGATGTATGAGCGGGTCAGGGCGCAGGGGCTCCTCGGAGAAAAGGCCACATTTCAGTGATCATTTATCACTGTCAGTCCCATAATGATTCTCCCTGCAGTCCCCTATTGATGAGGATAATTACATTAGCTCAGAGTGACTGATCAATAAAGCTCGgggaaaatgttttattataacccACCTAAAGTCTCTCTAAAACTGGAGgttgttgttttctttcttctcctgtttttttgttttcttgtattacaaaACGGACACAGACTGAACGGGGAAACCGAACTATTCAGGGATTGAGTGAAGACACCGCACAAAACCAGTTCTGTGTGCTGGTTGTATCTGCAGCCCATAAGCCACATATAGGGGAGGaacagcagggacatttggagATTTATCTTTCAGCAGAACCTGTATCTCACCGCTGGGACTAACGTGGAGATGACGTTAAGGGCCGTGTGAATGTTTGAAATCATTTCATTGTTTTACGCATTTCCTTATTATAGTACGGTACATTCTCAAATTTCCTTTCTGTGTTGTTTCTCACCACTGGTTGTAGGGCTATTTTTTTCAGCCGGTGAGAGGGGTGAACTtgagaaaaatatatacatatatagcgTCATATGTCCCTGTGTTAATTTAAATCGACCTATCAATCAGTAAAAACGACGTGTGATATTATTTTAATCAAAATCATCGCAAGGGAAGGCTTTTACTTTTGTTTTATTCTAACACTTTTTCTAACGAGTACTATAAAGCGAGTCTCATATATACGTCGCCTAATGCTGTTGGTGTGGGCAAAGTGTGTTTAATAGTACACAAGTTATTCCATGCAGGAACACCAACTCTTATATCATCCTTTGCGCTCTGCAATACCATCGCCCATTTACCCTATAAAAACTGTATGAAAAACATGCAACTAAGACATTTCAATACAGCCATTATCATTTATAATAGGTAACATATATATACCAGATAATTTCCATCATTATTAAAATAAAGGAAAGCTTAATATTTCTACCACATAATTCTACTGTATTCTTATTATTCTACtgtattcttattattattactttttgaatcatccactactactactactactactaataataataataaaatttgcACTCCCAAATAGACTAATCATTATCTGAGAAAATACTCAGGGCTGAATGAGTATTGTTAACAGACTGCATACGCCGCATTCTGTGGATGAAGATCAGATTAATAACTAGCAGTGTGATGTTGAGGAGCTTTCTGTGGATGAAGATCAGATTAATAACTAGCAGTGTGATGTTGAGGAGCTTTCTCGCTTGGTCGCTTTCCTGAATTACAGCCGATATCTTCACACTCGAGCGGCGCTCGTCTTCTTAAAAACGAGCGACAGTTTTTGcgtctcctcttttctcctcaGTGATGTTAAATTTCTAATGAGTTAAATCGCGATGCTGAAGGGCGTAACACCGGCAATATGGGCCTGAAACGGGCAGTCAGTAGTTAGAAAAATAAAACGGGGCATTTACCTTTAAAATAGACACAGTGCAATAGAACAAAATGGCTTTGCGTTTAGACGAGCCTCAAGGATGTTGAATTTTATTTTCAATCAGTTTAGATTTAATTAGGGAGCCGGCGGCAGGCCCATCTGATATTTTCTCATTAGGTGTTCAAGGTTGTCGGTGTCTGACCAGTTGTCACCCGAAATAATCACGGTGCATGGATTGGGGAGCGCAGATACACAAATTACTTTCAAAAATCGGTTGAACTAAAGACACAAAAATGTTGGTAAATTTTCTTTGAATTTCCTGACTTTCATTAAAGGatattttcagttatttgaaCAAAAAGGTTAGACATATCTTGCGGGAAGCTCAGGGCAGCAAAGTGAGACATTTCGCGATAACTGTAAATAACAGAAAACGCTTGTCATGGGCTTCGGAAGagggtaaatacacacacacacacacacacacacacacacacacacacaccacagagagagagagagagagagaaagagagagagagagaaagaaagagagagagagaaagagagagagagaaagagagagagagagagagagagagagagagagagagagagagagagagagagagagagagagagagagaatccacCGCCATGGTAAAGCTGAGCAGACGGACCCCTGGGCACAATGTGGCACCATCATGGCGCCCCCTTCTGGAGGAGAACAGAAGTGTGAGTAGTCCGTGCCAAAGACGCAACACACGCCTCGTTTCCACTGTGGTTTCAAACAAAATCAGTATATAAAATGTACCCAGTTTTAGATCCATCATCACTCCTTCAAAACTACAGGAGCAAAGACAATATGCGGGCTGTAAAAACACGCTGCCTCTCTCAGCAACGTACCGTGACTGAGAGGACACACTCGTCTCCCCCACTTGTCCCTGTCTCAACACTGAGGTGGTGTGTGCTCCTACAACACCAGCATTCACCTGTATATCATCCTCATATCAGGTCCTGCTTACATTGCACATCTAATCGGAAATGGTGAGCCATGTTTTAGTTAATGCATTTACCACATTTATGTCGaataatacaaacaaaaataaaacaacaaaatcAAACAAACGGGATGCTTTAGAGAATTTATCAGCAGTAAGGACCACGCTGCGACTGCGTTACTTTCTGCATATCTACGTTCCGTTTTTTTTAAACTGATGTACAGGCCTCATCTACTTAAGGGGAATGACAGTCGGGTAGTTCGGGCTGTCAGCTCTCCAAGTCATGTGTATAAAAGCGCGTAGCGAGAGCCACAGAGGAGCGGATTAGTGCTACACATCTTGTAATAACGCAGCAGCCATTAATCTTGAGCCACTTGAAGATTATGACTGAAAGCATGGGATCAGTAACCATTATCTTCTCGGATGGCAGTAAAAACCCCtccttattttttttaaacaatataATGTGCCCAACGAAAGGGTCTTGGGCAGATGTCTAGGACCCGAGCGCACTAGTTACTTTGtccaaagagagaaagaaagaaattaagggataaaaaaaaaatttgtttacaaattattattattattattattgttgttgtatattgtcatatttatttaattacaaTTTTTTTTACTCATAAAATACAGTGAAGGTTGTAGCCCCATGTGTATGGTATGTATTCTTTGAAAATACATTTGGGGGAATAATACATCTTGTGGAAATCAGGGCTGATTTTAATTACCAGAAGATTTTAACGATAAACAGTGTAAATGCAGATTACACCAGATTAGCTTTGAGGCTCTTTGATGTAACAGGGTTTGTAGCTAGTCAGTGAAATGGAGAAAAAGCAGTTAAAGAGGCGGAAAATGTAAGCTGTATGGCTTTAAAACCTGATAAGATTTAATCCAGACTCTGAAGACAAATCTAGTCAAATTAGGAATGGCCACTTGGCAAACAATTACTCTCTACACCCACTGTAGATGTAGATAGATGATGattaaacaacacaaataaaataTTGCAGACCGATCTATTGTTGACAATACAAAACCTACATACATTTTAcatataatacacacactcccagggccggagtggacccccttttcagcccgggagtttcatgcccaaatccggcccaaaataattttttcctaccaatcggcccaaactagagactgacatgagccggcccatcgggaatcctcccgaatctcccgattagccactccggctctgcacacTCCTGAATATTCCAAGATTGTGCTGATAGATCTGATAATGTCCTGTCTTTCAAAGTCTAGTGGGCTACATGTACACACTGACTCACTCATTCAGACATGatctatatatacatatacacacatgtgatagagaacagagagacactaGTAAGAAGAAACAGGGACACATTGCTTAGGAAGGACATGCCTTAGACCTCCTTCAAGCCTCCACAATAAATgcagcgctgtgtgtgtgtgtgtctcgctgAAGGAGGACAGAGATAGTGGGGCCCTATTAGCAGTTGGAGGCCCTGGTGCTGAAAACCAATAGCTGGTGTCAAGAGCTACTTTAGCCTATACCAGCTTGTGGGATAAATAGCAACAAAAGATGTCCAGGTTATGACAGTGCACCAGCTCAGGCTACCAGCAGGGAATAGATCAGGAGTCAGGTGTTGTGCAGAAACAACACCTGATTTCTCAGTACTGTCACCGTGCATTTGGCCTGCTACAGTATAACTCAGATAACCTCGGTTTAACTAGCAATGCTGCATATCTTATCTGTGAATGCTAAGCGTACAGCCAGCTGTAACTGACATGGGCTCCGTAGAAAGACTAATGGtaaaatgagtgtgtgtgggggtgtgggtgtgtgtgtgtgtgtgtcatatggGGGCTGTGCGTCTAAATAGTGACACACCTAGAGACAGGATCATGTCATAAAGTGAAGCTCTAATGTAAAATCTAAATTATACCTTGGCTGTTGTACAAATCTAATGACAGCAATTATTAGATATAGTTATGTATGGTTATGTATTACACATGGTTATGTACCCTGTACTGTTCCTGAGCCTCAGGGTCTGGACCCAGCACTGTAGAGGCAGCAGGCCAGTAATCTGATCAGAGAAGTAAAATAAATCCTGATCAAATCAGACATTTCAATTAAGCTGAAAGGTAAAATCTTAAATGTAAAATTCAAGCACATTCAACCAGGACAAACCTATAAATGAATATCAATACCCAACATTGTCAGGTATAAATAAGAGCGTATTTAGACAACTATGATTTAGGTGTACAAATGTTTGCATCTGCATATCAAGCTTGTAGATGATATGAATTAAATAAATACAACAAACCTGACAAGTTAATAAAGTTatggaaagtttttttttctttttttacaccAGCACTAAAAATGCTTCAGTAGATAGTTTTGCTATCTACAATAACAAAGATCCAtaaccagagagagacagaatccTCACAACAGTACTCCTAACCAGAGACAAATCTCACACCAGTACTCCTAACCAGAGACAATCCTCACACCAGTACTCCTAACCAGACAGAATCCTCACACCAGTACTCCTAACCAGAGACAAATCTCACACCAGTACTCCTAACCAGAGACAATCCTCACACCAGTACTCCTAACCAGAGACAATCCTCACACCAGTACTCCTAACCAGACAGAATCCTCACACCAGTACTCCTAACCAGAGAGAATCCTCACACCAGTATTCCTAACCAGAGACAAATCTCACACCAGTACTCCTAACCAGAGAGAATCCTCACACCAGTACTCCTAACCAGAGACAATTCTCACACCAGT
Proteins encoded in this window:
- the LOC143503729 gene encoding homeobox protein Meis2-like isoform X1; this encodes MIDQSNRAGFLLDPSVSQGAAYSPEGQPMGSFVLDGQQHMGIRPAGVQSGPGEYVTQSAPVGISMAPLPYPHPPPQMPHLPQLRHGPPLHPYLPGHPSPHAAMLMHGGPHGHPGMTMSAQSPPILTPADHSTGGQGLDIHAQ
- the LOC143503729 gene encoding homeobox protein Meis2-like isoform X2 — translated: MIDQSNRAVSQGAAYSPEGQPMGSFVLDGQQHMGIRPAGVQSGPGEYVTQSAPVGISMAPLPYPHPPPQMPHLPQLRHGPPLHPYLPGHPSPHAAMLMHGGPHGHPGMTMSAQSPPILTPADHSTGGQGLDIHAQ